Proteins from a single region of Pyrus communis chromosome 6, drPyrComm1.1, whole genome shotgun sequence:
- the LOC137736376 gene encoding uncharacterized protein, translating into MGNYISCTLATPMIKSSKSARVIFPNGDVRHFREMVKAAELMLECPNTFLANSRSLHIGRRFSALSADEELEFGNVYIMFPMRRLSSIVTAADMAVFFMAANSASKRISCGQVRILPESASGGGEMGAVESGKENLGDQDHEGDHQGPLRLSLDGVEGLQVAEFQYRLAACRSRKPVLETIKEEQICSR; encoded by the coding sequence ATGGGAAACTACATCTCATGCACTTTGGCCACGCCTATGATCAAGAGCTCCAAATCAGCGAGGGTGATCTTCCCCAACGGCGACGTTCGGCATTTCCGGGAGATGGTTAAGGCGGCGGAGCTCATGCTGGAGTGTCCCAACACCTTCTTGGCCAACTCGAGGTCTCTCCACATCGGCAGGAGGTTCTCCGCCCTCAGCGCCGACGAGGAGTTGGAGTTTGGGAACGTGTACATCATGTTTCCAATGAGGAGGCTCAGTTCCATAGTCACGGCGGCTGACATGGCGGTGTTCTTCATGGCGGCCAACTCCGCCTCCAAGCGTATATCATGCGGACAGGTTAGGATCTTGCCGGAGAGTGCCagtggaggaggagaaatgGGCGCGGTGGAAAGTGGGAAAGAAAATCTTGGTGATCAAGATCATGAAGGTGATCATCAAGGTCCATTGCGGCTGAGCTTGGACGGAGTAGAGGGGTTGCAAGTGGCGGAGTTTCAGTACAGATTAGCTGCGTGTAGGTCAAGGAAACCGGTGTTGGAAACCATCAAAGAAGAGCAGATTTGTTCTAGATAA